From the Thermococcus guaymasensis DSM 11113 genome, one window contains:
- a CDS encoding DUF438 domain-containing protein, with product MTELLNNREYKKEQLKKLLLRIHEGEDVNKLKEEFRRVLSGISPLEIPIIEQELVKEGVSAKDIAKMCDLHVELFREAVAGTEELEEKDLPDGHPLKTLYLENKEIMKDSEMLNLYARTLATTRDERMREEILGVLEEIVGNLRKVGFTHYNREEMLTFPYIERRGLTAIATVLWTKHDEIRFMVKRLAELLRKRNEVPWEEFVERFKEKAGEASFALSDMVFRENNIYYPTLKALLSDGEWKAIRMQEDEIGYYKINPPAWDPGEDVKPLHPWEINPELGVEELLSLPKEVQQALKGQPLEFDKTELKRDGDIDLGTGYVSIEELKAIFEALPVDVTFIDRDDRVRFFSPGERIFARTPSVLGRPVQLCHPPKSVHIVNKILKAFKEGRKKEAAFWLRLGPKYVYIKYVPLFDEEGNYLGTLEMTMDIAPYKEIDGEKRLLDWRD from the coding sequence ATGACTGAGTTGTTGAACAATCGCGAATACAAGAAGGAGCAGCTGAAGAAGCTTCTCCTTAGAATCCACGAGGGCGAGGACGTGAATAAACTCAAGGAAGAATTCCGTAGGGTTTTGAGCGGCATTTCCCCCCTTGAGATTCCAATCATAGAGCAGGAGCTCGTGAAGGAAGGCGTTTCCGCCAAGGACATAGCGAAGATGTGCGACCTGCACGTTGAGCTGTTCAGGGAAGCGGTTGCCGGAACGGAGGAGCTTGAGGAGAAGGATTTGCCCGATGGACACCCGCTCAAGACGCTCTACCTCGAAAACAAGGAGATAATGAAGGACTCCGAGATGCTCAACCTCTACGCGAGGACTCTGGCAACCACCAGGGACGAGCGCATGAGGGAGGAAATCCTCGGTGTCCTGGAGGAGATAGTGGGCAACCTCAGGAAGGTCGGCTTCACCCACTACAACCGCGAGGAGATGCTCACCTTCCCCTACATCGAGCGGAGGGGTCTGACAGCAATAGCTACCGTCCTCTGGACGAAGCACGATGAGATAAGGTTCATGGTAAAGAGGCTTGCCGAGCTTTTGAGGAAGAGAAATGAGGTGCCCTGGGAGGAGTTCGTTGAGCGCTTTAAGGAAAAGGCGGGCGAGGCTTCGTTCGCGCTGAGCGATATGGTCTTCAGGGAGAACAACATCTACTACCCAACCCTAAAGGCCCTGCTGAGCGATGGGGAGTGGAAGGCAATAAGGATGCAGGAGGATGAGATTGGTTACTACAAGATAAACCCCCCAGCCTGGGACCCCGGCGAGGACGTTAAACCGCTCCACCCCTGGGAGATCAACCCCGAACTGGGTGTGGAGGAGCTCTTAAGCCTCCCAAAGGAGGTTCAGCAGGCGTTAAAGGGTCAGCCGTTGGAGTTCGACAAGACCGAACTGAAGCGTGATGGGGACATAGACCTTGGAACCGGCTACGTGAGCATTGAGGAACTAAAGGCGATATTCGAGGCCCTTCCGGTGGACGTGACCTTTATAGACAGGGACGACCGCGTTCGTTTCTTCTCGCCGGGCGAGAGAATATTCGCCAGGACCCCATCGGTGCTCGGAAGGCCCGTCCAGCTCTGCCACCCGCCGAAGAGCGTCCACATAGTCAACAAGATACTCAAGGCCTTCAAGGAGGGCAGAAAGAAGGAGGCAGCCTTCTGGCTCAGGCTCGGACCGAAGTACGTTTACATAAAATACGTGCCCCTCTTTGACGAGGAGGGCAACTATCTAGGAACCCTTGAAATGACTATGGACATCGCCCCTTACAAGGAGATAGACGGTGAGAAGAGGTTGCTCGACTGGAGGGATTGA
- a CDS encoding DUF1858 domain-containing protein, with amino-acid sequence MMLDVRGLKAPQPAVMIIESLGKIQVGETLEVIGDKPFVDMIGKLEEAGYRIELKEIGEAFVLRITKTENSRELTMEVKECDDKLDGITGETNVGKLLKAYPESLKILVKYGFSPLENPVMRKTLARTITLRGAKKLIGMSDERFKEMMKELKELEKKN; translated from the coding sequence ATGATGCTCGACGTTCGTGGATTGAAGGCACCCCAGCCGGCGGTTATGATAATAGAAAGCCTTGGAAAGATCCAGGTGGGGGAAACGCTTGAAGTCATAGGCGACAAGCCTTTCGTTGACATGATAGGGAAGCTTGAGGAGGCCGGTTACAGGATTGAGTTGAAGGAAATCGGTGAAGCCTTCGTGCTCAGGATAACCAAGACCGAGAACTCCAGGGAGCTTACGATGGAAGTTAAGGAGTGCGACGATAAACTGGACGGGATAACCGGGGAAACCAACGTGGGCAAGCTCCTAAAGGCCTATCCGGAATCCCTCAAAATCCTGGTGAAGTACGGCTTCTCGCCCCTTGAGAACCCCGTGATGAGGAAAACCCTCGCGAGGACGATAACCCTGAGGGGGGCAAAGAAGCTCATCGGGATGAGCGACGAGAGGTTCAAAGAGATGATGAAGGAGCTGAAAGAGTTGGAAAAGAAAAATTGA